One region of Juglans microcarpa x Juglans regia isolate MS1-56 chromosome 7S, Jm3101_v1.0, whole genome shotgun sequence genomic DNA includes:
- the LOC121241086 gene encoding very-long-chain aldehyde decarbonylase CER1-like isoform X1, whose protein sequence is MASKPGILTDWPWKPLGNFKYVILAPWAIHGTYSFIAKGESERDLGYFLIFPFLLARMLHNQIWISLSRYRTAKGNNRIVDKGIEFEQVDRETTWDDQILFNGAIFYIGYMALPQSHNLPLWKSNGVIITALLHAGPVEFLYYWFHRALHHHFLYSRYHSHHHSSIVTEPITSVVHPFAEHIVYFMLFTIPLLTTVLTGAASIASFAGYITFIDFMNNLGHCNFEFIPKWLFSIFPPLKYLIYTPSFHSLHHTQFRTNYSLFMPLYDYVYGTMDKSTDTLYEASLKRPEESPDVVHLTHLTTPESIYHLRLGFASLASWPYSSKWYLRLLWPVTLFWSVIISGIYGHAFVLERITFKALKLQSWLVPRYNIQYMVQWQREALNTLIEEAILDAEVKGVKVISLGLLNQGEEMNRNGELYIKRYPQLKIRLVDGSSLVVALVLNSIPKGTTQVLLRGKLGKVACAIADALCESGIQVAILYNDEYEKLRLRLTTKSKSNLVISTSFTDQKIWLVGDRWTEDQEQHKAPKGTLFIPFSQFPPKKPRKDCSYQATPAMIAPTSLISNMHSCENWLPRKVMSAWRIAGILHALEGWNVHECGNTMFDIDKVWQASLRHGFQPLTTPAAA, encoded by the exons ATGGCTTCCAAACCTGGGATCCTCACTGACTGGCCATGGAAGCCTCTTGGGAACTTTAAG TACGTGATTTTGGCTCCATGGGCGATTCATGGCACTTACTCATTCATTGCAAAaggagaaagtgagagagatctGGGCTACTTCCTCATATTCCCATTCCTTTTGGCGAGGATGCTTCACAATCAGATATGGATTTCTCTCTCTCGTTACCGAACAGCTAAAGGCAATAACAGGATTGTTGACAAAGGTATCGAATTTGAGCAGGTTGACAGAGAAACCACTTG GGATGACCAAATCTTGTTCAATGGAGCCATATTTTACATAGGGTACATGGCACTTCCTCAGAGTCATAACCTACCCTTATGGAAATCAAATGGTGTTATTATCACAGCTTTGCTCCATGCTGGTCCAGTGGAGTTTCTCTATTACTGGTTTCACAGAGCATTGCATCACCATTTCCTTTACTCTCGCTACCATTCCCACCACCATTCTTCCATTGTCACTGAGCCCATCACCT CTGTGGTTCATCCCTTTGCGGAACACATCGTATATTTCATGCTGTTTACAATACCATTGCTGACAACGGTGCTCACCGGAGCTGCCTCTATTGCATCCTTTGCTGGTTATATCACGTTCATTGATTTCATGAACAACCTGGGTCACTGCAACTTTGAGTTCATTCCTAAGTGGCTCTTCTCCATCTTTCCCCCACTCAAGTACCTCATTTACACCCCGTC GTTTCATTCACTACATCACACCCAGTTCCGCACCAATTACTCACTCTTCATGCCTCTCTACGATTACGTGTATGGGACCATGGACAAGTCCACAGATACCCTATACGAGGCTTCACTCAAAAGGCCTGAAGAGTCACCTGATGTCGTACATCTAACCCATCTCACGACACCCGAATCCATTTATCATCTACGGCTAGGATTTGCCTCCTTGGCCTCTTGGCCCTACTCCTCCAAATGGTACTTGCGGCTGCTGTGGCCTGTCACCTTATTTTGGTCTGTCATTATAAGTGGGATCTACGGCCatgcttttgttcttgagagGATCACCTTCAAAGCCCTCAAGTTGCAGTCTTGGTTGGTACCAAGATATAACATTCAG TACATGGTACAATGGCAAAGAGAAGCCCTCAATACCTTGATTGAAGAAGCCATACTAGATGCTGAAGTGAAAGGAGTGAAGGTGATAAGTCTAGGACTTCTAAATCAG GGGGAGGAAATGAATAGAAATGGAGAGCTTTACATCAAAAGGTATCCTCAGCTGAAGATAAGGCTGGTGGATGGAAGTAGCTTAGTAGTGGCTTTGGTGCTAAATAGCATTCCAAAAGGAACAACTCAAGTGCTGCTTAGGGGCAAGCTTGGTAAGGTTGCTTGTGCCATTGCAGATGCTCTGTGTGAAAGTGGAATTCAG GTGGCAATATTATACAATGATGAGTATGAGAAGCTTCGATTAAGACTTACCACCAAGTCAAAAAGCAATTTGGTCATTTCAACAAGTTTCACTGATCAGAAG ATATGGTTAGTGGGAGATAGATGGACTGAAGACCAGGAACAACACAAGGCACCAAAAGGAACATTATTCATACCTTTTTCTCAGTTCCCACCAAAGAAACCGAGAAAAGATTGCTCCTACCAGGCCACACCAGCAATGATCGCTCCCACATCTTTAATTAGCAACATGCACTCTTGTGAG AATTGGCTGCCAAGAAAAGTGATGAGTGCATGGCGTATTGCTGGGATATTGCATGCCTTGGAAGGGTGGAATGTGCACGAGTGTGGGAACACCATGTTTGACATCGACAAGGTTTGGCAAGCAAGTCTCCGACATGGGTTCCAACCTTTGACCACGCCGGCGGCGGCTTGA
- the LOC121241086 gene encoding very-long-chain aldehyde decarbonylase CER1-like isoform X2: MASKPGILTDWPWKPLGNFKYVILAPWAIHGTYSFIAKGESERDLGYFLIFPFLLARMLHNQIWISLSRYRTAKGNNRIVDKGIEFEQVDRETTWDDQILFNGAIFYIGYMALPQSHNLPLWKSNGVIITALLHAGPVEFLYYWFHRALHHHFLYSRYHSHHHSSIVTEPITSVVHPFAEHIVYFMLFTIPLLTTVLTGAASIASFAGYITFIDFMNNLGHCNFEFIPKWLFSIFPPLKYLIYTPSFHSLHHTQFRTNYSLFMPLYDYVYGTMDKSTDTLYEASLKRPEESPDVVHLTHLTTPESIYHLRLGFASLASWPYSSKWYLRLLWPVTLFWSVIISGIYGHAFVLERITFKALKLQSWLVPRYNIQYMVQWQREALNTLIEEAILDAEVKGVKVISLGLLNQGEEMNRNGELYIKRYPQLKIRLVDGSSLVVALVLNSIPKGTTQVLLRGKLGKVACAIADALCESGIQVAILYNDEYEKLRLRLTTKSKSNLVISTSFTDQKVEFAASMCFFFKVIRG; this comes from the exons ATGGCTTCCAAACCTGGGATCCTCACTGACTGGCCATGGAAGCCTCTTGGGAACTTTAAG TACGTGATTTTGGCTCCATGGGCGATTCATGGCACTTACTCATTCATTGCAAAaggagaaagtgagagagatctGGGCTACTTCCTCATATTCCCATTCCTTTTGGCGAGGATGCTTCACAATCAGATATGGATTTCTCTCTCTCGTTACCGAACAGCTAAAGGCAATAACAGGATTGTTGACAAAGGTATCGAATTTGAGCAGGTTGACAGAGAAACCACTTG GGATGACCAAATCTTGTTCAATGGAGCCATATTTTACATAGGGTACATGGCACTTCCTCAGAGTCATAACCTACCCTTATGGAAATCAAATGGTGTTATTATCACAGCTTTGCTCCATGCTGGTCCAGTGGAGTTTCTCTATTACTGGTTTCACAGAGCATTGCATCACCATTTCCTTTACTCTCGCTACCATTCCCACCACCATTCTTCCATTGTCACTGAGCCCATCACCT CTGTGGTTCATCCCTTTGCGGAACACATCGTATATTTCATGCTGTTTACAATACCATTGCTGACAACGGTGCTCACCGGAGCTGCCTCTATTGCATCCTTTGCTGGTTATATCACGTTCATTGATTTCATGAACAACCTGGGTCACTGCAACTTTGAGTTCATTCCTAAGTGGCTCTTCTCCATCTTTCCCCCACTCAAGTACCTCATTTACACCCCGTC GTTTCATTCACTACATCACACCCAGTTCCGCACCAATTACTCACTCTTCATGCCTCTCTACGATTACGTGTATGGGACCATGGACAAGTCCACAGATACCCTATACGAGGCTTCACTCAAAAGGCCTGAAGAGTCACCTGATGTCGTACATCTAACCCATCTCACGACACCCGAATCCATTTATCATCTACGGCTAGGATTTGCCTCCTTGGCCTCTTGGCCCTACTCCTCCAAATGGTACTTGCGGCTGCTGTGGCCTGTCACCTTATTTTGGTCTGTCATTATAAGTGGGATCTACGGCCatgcttttgttcttgagagGATCACCTTCAAAGCCCTCAAGTTGCAGTCTTGGTTGGTACCAAGATATAACATTCAG TACATGGTACAATGGCAAAGAGAAGCCCTCAATACCTTGATTGAAGAAGCCATACTAGATGCTGAAGTGAAAGGAGTGAAGGTGATAAGTCTAGGACTTCTAAATCAG GGGGAGGAAATGAATAGAAATGGAGAGCTTTACATCAAAAGGTATCCTCAGCTGAAGATAAGGCTGGTGGATGGAAGTAGCTTAGTAGTGGCTTTGGTGCTAAATAGCATTCCAAAAGGAACAACTCAAGTGCTGCTTAGGGGCAAGCTTGGTAAGGTTGCTTGTGCCATTGCAGATGCTCTGTGTGAAAGTGGAATTCAG GTGGCAATATTATACAATGATGAGTATGAGAAGCTTCGATTAAGACTTACCACCAAGTCAAAAAGCAATTTGGTCATTTCAACAAGTTTCACTGATCAGAAGGTAGAATTTGCAGCTAG catgtgttttttttttaaagtaattagagGTTAA